In Brassica rapa cultivar Chiifu-401-42 chromosome A06, CAAS_Brap_v3.01, whole genome shotgun sequence, a single window of DNA contains:
- the LOC103874415 gene encoding leucine-rich repeat extensin-like protein 7, with translation MRIFQPTLLSFAATIILFYISPVATASYSGSRQLLYVRDDPITIPPYFVFENVRLERAYVALQAWKRTMISDPWNLTLNWFGPRVCDYNGVVCSESLDDPSINKTVSGVDLNHGDIAGHLPEELGLLTDIALFHVNSNRFCGTLPLGFSQLSLLFELDLSNNRFAGKFPELVIGLPKLKYLDLRYNEFEGGLPESLFEKDLDALFLNSNRFTSKIPVNMGSSPVSVLVLASNRFDGCIPTSFSKMGKTLNEIILMDNGLQSCLPNDMGLLQNVTVLDISYNSLVGELPESMGQMESLEVLNVERNMFSGVIPEEICLLKNLREFIYGSNYFTGEPPTCRYLETYNSTMNCLKDVKVQRSATECKVFLSKPVDCDSYKCSPVTSSCVCPGHLSPPPPQISPFSPPSAPYLPPAPQPSPSA, from the coding sequence ATGAGGATCTTTCAACCGACCCTATTATCGTTCGCCGCGACCATCATCTTATTTTACATATCGCCCGTCGCAACCGCTTCTTATAGTGGGTCCCGGCAACTTCTTTACGTCCGAGACGACCCAATAACGATACCTCCATACTTCGTCTTCGAAAACGTACGGCTCGAGAGAGCTTACGTGGCGTTACAAGCGTGGAAGCGGACCATGATCTCTGACCCGTGGAATCTAACGTTAAACTGGTTCGGACCCCGTGTGTGCGACTACAACGGAGTGGTATGCTCTGAATCCCTCGACGACCCTTCCATCAACAAAACTGTCTCCGGCGTCGATCTGAACCATGGAGATATCGCCGGTCATCTTCCGGAAGAGCTTGGTCTCCTCACAGACATTGCTCTGTTTCACGTCAACTCGAACCGGTTCTGTGGGACCCTCCCACTCGGGTTTTCGCAGCTGAGTCTCCTTTTCGAGCTTGATCTCAGCAATAACCGGTTCGCTGGTAAATTCCCGGAATTGGTTATCGGTTTACCGAAACTAAAGTACCTTGATCTCCGGTACAACGAATTTGAAGGGGGATTACCAGAATCTCTATTCGAAAAAGACCTTGACGCTTTGTTTCTGAATAGTAACCGGTTCACTAGTAAAATCCCGGTTAACATGGGGAGTTCCCCGGTATCGGTTCTAGTTTTGGCGTCAAACCGGTTTGACGGATGTATACCGACGAGTTTCAGCAAGATGGGTAAGACTCTGAACGAGATCATCCTGATGGATAACGGTTTACAGTCATGTCTACCCAATGACATGGGGCTGCTTCAAAACGTCACCGTATTGGATATTAGTTACAACTCTCTTGTCGGAGAGTTGCCGGAGTCAATGGGTCAGATGGAGAGTCTAGAGGTGTTAAACGTAGAGCGTAACATGTTCTCCGGTGTAATACCGGAGGAGATCTGTTTGCTTAAGAATCTTAGAGAATTCATATACGGGTCTAACTACTTCACTGGAGAACCACCAACGTGTCGTTATCTAGAGACTTATAATAGCACGATGAACTGTCTCAAGGATGTGAAAGTGCAGAGGTCGGCGACCGAGTGTAAAGTGTTTTTGTCGAAGCCTGTGGATTGTGACTCCTACAAGTGTAGTCCTGTCACTTCTTCGTGTGTTTGTCCAGGCCATCTTTCTCCTCCTCCACCTCAGATATCACCGTTTTCTCCACCATCGGCGCCGTATCTTCCACCAGCGCCGCAGCCGTCTCCGAGTGCTTAA